Within bacterium, the genomic segment AGGCCGGATGCCCGGGTCCTGGTCCGGAGCAAAGGGCGAAGTGGCAAGGGCGAAGTACCAACAATCCGGACAAGGCACATGCACGCAGTCCTTCCCGGGCATTCGCACTTTCTCGGTTGCTTTGTCTTTGGGAACCGTCCCCACGTCGACTGCTCATGGGACCGGGCGTTTGGGCGTCCTGGCTTCTGATCTTCGACCTGACTCCACGCGCCGGGAATTCTGTGGCTGACGCTGTCTCGGGTTTGGGGCGGCAACCCTATCGTTGACAGGCAGGGGTGAGGGGTTATACTCATAAGTTGCCTACTGCTCCGCTATTGTGGCCGGCGCAAGAAAGGGCTCTCCAGACGGGGCGCTCGCGCCAGCATCGGGCTGGAACCGACAGGGGCCGCCGGCAACAGAAAGTTACCCACAAAAGAAAGGGCAGTTAAAGGAGGAAGAATGAGCGTTGTAAATCGGCGCAACGCAGCAGTGATCGGCAGCTTGGTGCTGCTCTGCTCACTGAGTTTCGCGGGCTGGACACCACTTGTCTCGGGCACTACGAACGCCCTGTATTCGGTCTGTTTTCCCGCGGGCACACAGGTCGGATACGCGGTCGGTGTCGGCGGCACCGTCTTGAAGACCACTGACGGAGGCACCACCTGGACGGCGGAGTCCTCGGGTGCCATCGGCCAGTTGAACTCGGTTTTTTTCAACGACAACAATAACGGTGTTGCCGTCGGCAACCGAGGGACGATAATCAAGACTACTGACGGCGGAGCAACATGGACGAAGCCCACGTCCGGTGTCACCTACCCGCTGACCTATGTGGGGTTTCCCGGGAAAGGTCAGACCGGATACATCGGGGTGAACCACGTGGACAGCCTCGCTTCGGCTCTAAAGAGCACGGACGGCGGCTCTACCTGGTCGTCGTTGCCAGCCGGCGGAGTCATGGACAAGGGATACGGCGCCTATTTCGCGACCGTCAACAACGGCATCATTTTTGGTTACTCCGGTCTCTGCCTCGGGACCACTAACGGCAGCACTTTTGCGCACGACCAGAGCTGGTTCCACAACGGGCCCATCGTGGCCGCAGCGGCTTCGCCGACCACGCCCACGAAGGCTTACCTCATCGGCAACGACGAGACCCTGGGCATGGGCGTCATCCGGAACACGATGTCCTTTCCGCCCTCACTGTGGGACACGGCGATGACGGGGCCGTATCCGGCCGCCCCGGTTGCCTACTACGGCATAACATTCGCGACCGACAGCTTCGCGTACGTCTGCGGTGCCGGTGGGTTCATCGGCGTGACGAATACCCCCAC encodes:
- a CDS encoding YCF48-related protein yields the protein MSVVNRRNAAVIGSLVLLCSLSFAGWTPLVSGTTNALYSVCFPAGTQVGYAVGVGGTVLKTTDGGTTWTAESSGAIGQLNSVFFNDNNNGVAVGNRGTIIKTTDGGATWTKPTSGVTYPLTYVGFPGKGQTGYIGVNHVDSLASALKSTDGGSTWSSLPAGGVMDKGYGAYFATVNNGIIFGYSGLCLGTTNGSTFAHDQSWFHNGPIVAAAASPTTPTKAYLIGNDETLGMGVIRNTMSFPPSLWDTAMTGPYPAAPVAYYGITFATDSFAYVCGAGGFIGVTNTPTNVTATSTPGVTGAVNGLSFPSADTGYAVGEGGMILKTTDGGRPWAPGVAEGKAPVVPRAGLRVLSNPGRYGISVHSDANVPLTVFDA